The Apium graveolens cultivar Ventura unplaced genomic scaffold, ASM990537v1 ctg9090, whole genome shotgun sequence sequence AATTTTTGCAAGCACATACAAGGAATCATCATGCAACAAATGATTTTCTATAAATATATGAGATTTTAACTAATCATGCAAAGGAAACTCACAAGATGTGTACTTATCCTTGTTAACACACTACGAGACATGGCAATATACAAGTTGTTtttaattttctatttttttaattttttttaacttttattttttgaatttttaacaTTGAGAACTCATCTCCACATTTAAGTGGTTCATTGTCCCCCAATGAACTAACTAACTAACAAAACACAAAGAACAAAATAAAATTCTACACTAAAAAGAAGGAAAACTCCCCTAAAGTGTCAGCGGAGAAATGTTGAAGAAGCGTTGAGGTCCAATGGATTGGCAACATCAGTTTCAGCTCTTCATATCCATGGTTGTGTCTAACTTTCTCGATCCATTGTCAAAAAGCCATTAAGGACGAGATGCAACCGAATGTCTCATAAGTGGGAGCtttaattttataaaagaaaACATTGGCACTGCAGTTAGGTCTGAAGCAATAACACATGTTCATCAGAGACAGAGAATGTCACACTACGGTTGATTAATTAGCACCGCAAGCATGACCAGCGGCTAATAGAGAAATGATGTTGTTGCAAAAGTGATGATGGCATGTTGTTGACTGGACTGCTGAGGTAGCAGTTTACAGAAAGTCAACAAAAGAGTTGCAACCTTAGCTGGCACTTGGGTTGAAGTGAAACACCACAGTTAGCATAGTTTTATGCCAAAGATTTGATGCCCGGTATCTTGCATTGCTTTCCAGTAATATAGATTTCCTAGCTGACTTTGATGAAACGAGTATGTTGTGGTTGGTTTGCAGGTTATAGGCACGCACATGACAAACAAACACGTACATAACAAACAAATACTATACACTTACAACATTTTTGTTTAACATAATATACTACATACGTACATGTATAAGACAAATTCTATtacattaatttttttttttgagaaataaATTTCATTAAACTTGCATAGAATCAcgaagaacaaactccaacacACAGGAAGGAgcagaagtaaaagaattcacAGTTCCTAAATATGGAAGTTTAGCTATATTATGAGCTACACTATTTGCTTGCCTCCGAACGTGCTGAATCTTTAAATCTGATCTTTGTCGTAGGATGTGCCTACAACTATCTAGAATACCCAACCTCAGAAAATAAACAGTGCCTTTCTGCACTGCACTGACCACATTTAGAGCATCACACTCGACTGCAATATTTCCCAGACCTAGACTTTGGATCGAACAGAGAGCCTCATGCACATCTATTACTTCCGCCTCCATGCTAGACACCTGCCCTGCCATACAACTCTGCAACCCAGCAATGAAACTTCCACTGTCATCTCTAAGTACCAAACCAATTTTAAATGAAGAACTGCCATCATAAACCGAAGCATCCACATTTACCTTCTTCCATCCACCCTGTGGCTTCTCCCAGTGAACTTGAGACTCATTTTCACTCCTATTAGGTGTATTACTTGACAACTGGTTTTTCTGTTGAGCCTTCTGCCACTCATCAACCATCTTCGATGCTACTTCCATAGCCACATTTGGAGGCGTCTGTTTATCCTCCCAGACTTTTCTATTACGTGCAAACCAAATTCCCCATAGAGTCCTTGCTAACCTCACCAAGCAGGAGTTTGATTCTGAGCTAAGCCATTCCAAAACCCAAGTAGAAACATGCTCAACATCTATTACATCATACTCCTTCCCTACATAGGACCAACATCCTTTACCGTATGGGCATTCCAAAAACAAGTGCCTAAAGTGTTCCACATCAGTATTGCACATAGGACATAGAATTGTTACGTTAACCCCTTTCCCTCGAAGCATATTCCTGACTGGTAGATTACGCTTACACACCCTCCATAAGAAGAACTTCAATTTATGTAGAATTTGAAGCTTCCATAGTCTAGCCCAACCTTGAGAGTCACTCTCCAAATTCTGAGCATGATTTATATCAAACCAATAGTGATAACTCGATTTAACCGAGTATTGACCGTCTTTCGTATGCAGCCATGCTACACGATCCTGAATTTGGTTCTGCGGAATACGCGTATTTAAGATACAACGAGCATCACCATCATGAAAGGTTTGAGTTACTTTTGCCTCATCCCATTGCTTACCATATGGACGGAAAAACTCACACACCTTATCAATTCTGGTGTTATGCGTATGATCAGTATCCACTTTATAATATGACTTCCCCCTCAACCACTGATCCGTGAAGATATCGATATTAAGTCCATCACCTAACACCCATTTAAAACCCCTATAAAACTCATCCTTAGCTGCACAAATTCCTGACCAGATAAAGCTAGCATTACTACCTTTTGTGCCTCCAAAACATTTTGTCTGGAAAGTACCTTGCTTTGAAAATCCTCGCCACCAAAGACTCCGGATTCTTCagaaaattccaaacatgtttgCCTAGAAGGGCCAAATTATAACCATACATACATCTGAAACCCAATCCTCCTTTGTTTTTCGCCGTGCACATCTTATCCCAGGCATGCCATCTGATACCTTTACCACCATTTTTTCCAGATTTCCACCAAAACCCATTAAACATCTTTTCTATCTCATTAGACAGCGACTGTGGTAACAAAAAACATGACATACAGTGAGAGGGAATGGACTGTGCTACATTTTTCAGAAGGATCGATTTACCAGCTTTTGACACTTTACTGTCACTCCACCCCTGAATTCTTTTCCAAACTCTTTCCTTAATAAAACTGAACACTTTCTTCCTTGATCTACCAATCAGAGACGGAAGTCCCAAGTACTTGCTCTCCTTTAACTCATTATTCACACCCAAATCTCAGTTTGATTATCTCTTCTCACATTCGAGCTGAAAAACATAGCAGATTTTTGAAAATTCACGGCCTGCCCTGATTGCTTTTCATAAAGATTCAGCATATCCTTCACCACCCTAGTTTCCTCCACCGTTGCTTTAAAAAATAGAAATGAGTCATCAGCAAATAACAAATGTGTAATTGCAGGAGCAGACCTACTAATACGACATCCATTAATACTACCAGTAGCAGCTGCACTGTTTAAAAGGTTGGATAACCCCTCGGCACATAAGAGAAAGAGATAGGGAGAGAGCGGGTCTCCCTGTCTTAAGCCTCTACTCGGCATAATAGGTCCCACATACGAACCATTCAGACATACCATATATTGAACCGTAGTGACATAGAGACGCATCCATTTCAACCATTTTTCGTTAAAACCCATTATCCTCATTCTATGCCATAAGTAGTCCCAACTAACTCGGTCATACGCTTTAGAAATGTCAAGTTTTAACGCAACTTCCCCATCCTGACTACCTTTCTTACGCTTCATAAAGTGAATCAATTCAAAAGAAATAAGCACATTGTCCGTAATGCTCCTGCCTTGAACAAAAGCCGACTGATTCTCCGTAATCACAACTGGTAACACCTTCTTAAGTCTATTGGCTAAGACTTTTGCCAAGATTTTATATAGAACATTGTACAAGGCAATCGGACGAACATCTTTCAAATTATCCACATTCTTTTTTAGGAATCAGCACTAAATTTATACTATTGAGGTCTGCAGGAAACATAAATTCATTTAACCACTGTTGACAACACCGAAAGACCTCCCTACCCAATAAACTCCAAAAATGCTGAAAAAAAGCTGGACTATAACCATCAGGCCCCGAGGCTTTGTCCGGGTGCATTTGTTTTAAAGCACAAGTAAATTCCTCAAACCCTACCTCTGCAGTAAGTATTCGGTTCTGTTCTTCCGTTATGACAGGTGTTTCAGTACTATCCCCTGGAATTGTACTATTATTGACCTCCGTGAACACACCTTCAAAATACTTTTTCACTAACCTGCACATCTGGTCATGAGAATCCACTTGCCCCCCATTGTCCTGTTACATTTCTTCCTCTTCGATGCTTGTACATGAAAAAACCTTGAATTGGTATCCCCCTCCTTTAACCAAAAAATTTTTGCACGCTGCTTCCAATATGATTCTTCATGTTCTAGAAATTCATTTAGTTTCTCTCTTTCTTCAAAATAACTCTTGATTCCCTCCTCATCTTCACGGTCCTTTAGTGCATTCAGAATCTCCTTCTGACGCTTCACTTTATCTCTAAACTTATGGTAAAAATTCCTCCCCCATTTCGACATGAATGAAGACACAGAAATAAGCTTTGGTAGAATATGAGTTGCTGGCAAAGCTTTCCAAAAACCTTCAACTTCAGCTTTAAGCTTGGCTCTTTTAACCAGGAGTTTTCAAACCTAAACCTAAAATGTTTTCTAGACATCAAAGTATCCATCAGCTTCAGTTCAATTGGTTCATGATCTGATACAATAGCGTGCCTCAGCTCGAGTGTACCCAACGGGAATTTCTGCCACCATCCCTCAGTAGCGAAAGCTCTGTCCAATCTCTCCTTGACCCAATTAGGCTTCCCTTTACTCTTCTCCCAGGTATACTTCCCACCCATGAGATCGACCTCCACTAAGTTACAATCCTCTATCGCTGATCGAAAACCATCCATCAAAGACTGAGAATGAGGGTGGACTCCCTCCTTATCTGTAGCATAAAGTAAATCGTTGAAATCGCCAAAAAACATACCATGGCAGTGTATCTTTTGCCGCAATTTGTCTCAACAGATCCCAGGACTCCTACCTCCTGGTACGCTCAGGCATTCCATAAAAACAAGATAATCTCCATTCAGGAGAGTTTTTCTCAAAGAAAACCACATCAATATAGTTAACAGAGGAGTCAACCACTTTACAAATTACCGAATGCTTCCACATAATAGCAAGACCCCCACCTTGGCCAACTCTGTTAACTGTAAAGTAATTTGAGAATCCCAACTTTGTATGAAGATCAACTATCACATTGTTATCAACTAAAGTTTTAGACAAAAATAAGAACGCGGGTTTAAGAGACGTCACAAGGTCTCCTAGGACACGAACTGCATGAGGTTTCCCCAAGCCTCGGCAGTTCCAACTTACTAGATTCATAATGAATGGCTAGCTTGTTGGGCAAGCTTAGCCAAATCAAGTTGAGAAGATACCGAACAATCTGAACCAGAAAGACCAGCTTCTAAAAGTAACATGCTTTTGTTATTCGCTCCATTTAAAATGTCATCTGTATCCATTACTATTTGCGTTATAGGCCCACTCCTCCTTCGTTTTCGATCCTCCACATCAAGCCCAATTTCCTCTTCTAGATTTGGCCCAAAATTTATTTCCTGAATACACAACATTGAATTTGAATTTGTCCCGCCCATTTCCTTTCCTAATACCACCTTATCCTTTCCAAGATTAGCTCTCATGCTTGAATCATGCACCACAGTTAAGTTGTTATCCATATCGCCAAAATTTCCTCCCGTGAAGGGTGGACAGTTGTTTGATCGCCCAATCTTCGCCTCCCATTCAGCATCGTCCTCGTCACGCAACCATTTGCTCCTTCCCTGGTTCAGACCTCTTCTCGGCGTTGCCCGGAGCCATGGCCCCCAATCTTTAACACCTTCTTCACTCCGTTTATCTAAATTCCTTCTACAAAAACGTTCTGTGTGGGATACCAATCCACATATAAAGCAAAAATCACCCAGTCTTTCGTACTTGCAGGTAACCACGAATTCTGTTCCATTTTTCCTCTTGATTTTTTTCCTCCTCTTCAAAGGTTTGCGTACATCCAACTTAATCTTTATCCTCATATATTCCATCCATATACTAGAATTGTTCTTCACATCATACTGCAGAAACTCACCAAAAAAGTCCCCCAGCTGCCTACCCACTACCTCAGCCATGAAACCCTTGGGTAGATCGTGTATTTGGATCCACACCTCCAGAAACCATAGGGAGACATTCAATGGTTCCTCTCCAAGTGGGATTTTATTCAGAACCAGCATTGCACTGTCGAACGACCACGGTCCGCCATTAAACACCCACAGTAGATCTTCTTGATGGTAAAATTGAAACAAGAAGATGCCAGGATCAGTCTCCTTGATATTAATCCCATCATTGGCTTCCAAATATCCGCCATTTTAGACGTCATAGTCCAAACATTAATATTCTTCTCTGTTAGAAACCTCCTCACAAGACATAATTCATATCTGTTAACCTGCTCCTCCACATCACCATCGAATATAAAATCGCCATTTTCCTCCTCATCAATGTTAATAACAGCCAGTTGTTCGTCAAGATTTTGATACCATACCATTAGCCTCTCACAAGCCTGAAACAGGTTGAAGAGAAAAATAAGCTCTCACAAGATTGGAGAGAAAACCTTCTTAGAGCGACGGAATTATATTTGAATTTATATCTTGCGTTCAAAAAGTTGTTATAGCAGTCATATCATCTATCTTTCATTTAGCCTCTATATTACATttataaaacatttttaaaatgtAATATATAAACATAAAATATAGTATATTGTACATAATAAGTATATTATGaaa is a genomic window containing:
- the LOC141705594 gene encoding uncharacterized protein LOC141705594 produces the protein MNLVSWNCRGLGKPHAVRVLGDLVTSLKPAFLFLSKTLVDNNVIVDLHTKLGFSNYFTVNRVGQGGGLAIMWKHSVICKVVDSSVNYIDVVFFEKNSPEWRLSCFYGMPEHKEGVHPHSQSLMDGFRSAIEDCNLVEVDLMGGKYTWEKSKGKPNWVKERLDRAFATEGWWQKFPLGTLELRHAIVSDHEPIELKLMDTLMSRKHFRFRFENSWLKEPSLKLKLKLISVSSFMSKWGRNFYHKFRDKVKRQKEILNALKDREDEEGIKSYFEEREKLNEFLEHEESYWKQRAKIFWLKEGDTNSRLVKKYFEGVFTEVNNSTIPGDSTETPVITEEQNRILTAEVGFEEFTCALKQMHPDKASGPDGYSPAFFQHFWSLLGRENVDNLKDVRPIALYNVLYKILAKVLANRLKKVLPVVITENQSAFVQGRSITDNVLISFELIHFMKRKKGSQDGEVALKLDISKAYDRVSWDYLWHRMRIMGFNEKWLKWMRLYVTTVQYMVCLNGSYVGPIMPSRGLRQGDPLSPYLFLLCAEGLSNLLNSAAATGSINGCRISRSAPAITHLLFADDSFLFFKATVEETRVVKDMLNLYEKQSGQAVNFQKSAMFFSSNVRRDNQTEIWSLSNEIEKMFNGFWWKSGKNGGKGIRWHAWDKMCTAKNKGGLGFRCMYGYNLALLGKHVWNFLKNPESLVARIFKARIDKVCEFFRPYGKQWDEAKVTQTFHDGDARCILNTRIPQNQIQDRVAWLHTKDGQYSVKSSYHYWFDINHAQNLESDSQGWARLWKLQILHKLKFFLWRVCKRNLPVRNMLRGKGVNVTILCPMCNTDVEHFRHLFLECPYGKGCWSYVGKEYDVIDVEHVSTWVLEWLSSESNSCLVRLARTLWGIWFARNRKVWEDKQTPPNVAMEVASKMVDEWQKAQQKNQLSSNTPNRSENESQVHWEKPQGGWKKVNVDASVYDGSSSFKIGLVLRDDSGSFIAGLQSCMAGQVSSMEAEVIDVHEALCSIQSLGLGNIAVECDALNVVSAVQKGTVYFLRLGILDSCRHILRQRSDLKIQHVRRQANSVAHNIAKLPYLGTVNSFTSAPSCVLEFVLRDSMQV